In one Zalophus californianus isolate mZalCal1 chromosome 10, mZalCal1.pri.v2, whole genome shotgun sequence genomic region, the following are encoded:
- the CHST12 gene encoding carbohydrate sulfotransferase 12: protein MDRMTKTRLFRLWLVLGSVFMVLLIIVYWDNVGTAHFYLHTSFPRPHPLEPLPTPAHGAEKGFTSDVDTFLQKLFSGGLKQNALSGKRTEQPSVPASSRPVLSNAEESVRGYDWSTHDAQQGPDPGGQQAERRSVLRGLCANASFVFPTKERSFDDIPNYELNHLIVDDRHGVIYCYVPKVACTNWKRVMIVLSESLLDRGAPYRDPLDIPREYVHNSSTHLTFNKFWRRYGKFSRHLMKIKLKKYTKFLFVRDPFVRLISAFRSKFQLENEEFYRKFAVPMLKMYANRTGLPASVSEAFSAGLKVSFANFIQYLLDPRTEKLTPFNEHWRQVHRLCHPCQIDYDFVGKLETLDRDAAQLLRLLKVDKLLHFPPSYRNRTASSWEEDWFATIPLAWRQQLYKLYEADFVLFGYPKPENLLRD, encoded by the coding sequence AATGACCAAAACCCGGCTCTTCCGCCTGTGGCTGGTCTTGGGGTCCGTCTTCATGGTCCTCCTGATCATCGTGTACTGGGACAATGTGGGCACCGCCCACTTCTACCTGCACACTTCCTTCCCCAGGCCACACCCCCTGGAGCCACTGCCCACCCCCGCGCACGGGGCAGAGAAGGGGTTCACGTCAGACGTGGACACGTTTCTGCAGAAACTCTTCAGTGGCGGCCTGAAGCAGAACGCCCTTTCCGGTAAAAGGACGGAGCAGCCCTCCGTGCCGGCCTCCAGCAGGCCCGTGCTGAGCAACGCGGAGGAGAGCGTGAGGGGCTATGACTGGTCCACCCACGACGCCCAGCAGGGCCCGGACCCGGGGGGGCAGCAGGCCGAGAGGAGGAGCGTGCTCAGGGGGCTCTGTGCCAACGCCAGCTTCGTATTCCCCACCAAGGAGCGCTCCTTTGACGACATTCCTAACTACGAGCTCAACCACCTCATCGTGGACGACCGCCATGGGGTCATCTACTGCTACGTGCCCAAGGTGGCCTGCACCAACTGGAAGCGCGTGATGATCGTGCTGAGCGAGAGCCTCCTGGACCGCGGAGCCCCCTACCGCGACCCCCTGGACATCCCCCGGGAGTATGTCCACAACTCCAGCACCCACCTGACTTTCAACAAATTTTGGCGTCGCTACGGCAAGTTCTCCCGCCACCTGATGAAGATCAAGCTGAAGAAGTACACCAAGTTCCTGTTTGTGCGGGACCCCTTCGTGCGCCTCATCTCGGCCTTCCGCAGCAAGTTCCAGCTGGAGAACGAGGAGTTCTACCGCAAGTTCGCCGTGCCCATGCTCAAGATGTACGCCAACCGCACCGGCCTGCCCGCGTCCGTCAGCGAGGCCTTCAGCGCGGGCCTCAAGGTGTCCTTTGCCAACTTCATCCAGTACCTGCTGGACCCACGTACCGAGAAGCTGACGCCCTTCAACGAGCACTGGAGGCAGGTGCACCGTCTCTGCCACCCCTGCCAGATTGACTACGACTTCGTGGGGAAGCTGGAGACCCTGGACCGGGACGCCGCCCAGCTCCTGCGGCTCCTCAAGGTGGACAAGCTGCTTCACTTCCCCCCGAGTTACCGGAACAGAACTGCCAGTAGCTGGGAGGAGGACTGGTTTGCCACGATCCCCCTGGCCTGGAGGCAGCAGCTTTACAAACTCTACGAGGCCGACTTTGTCCTCTTTGGCTACCCCAAGCCCGAGAACCTTCTTAGAGACTGA